A genomic segment from Streptomyces antibioticus encodes:
- a CDS encoding class F sortase: protein MSPLSRRALAATALTALLTTGCAGNGPASTHGPASSHGPASPHGPAATTARDAPPLARSEPVRLRIPAVDVDTPVVRLGLAADGTVEVPPVEADDRAGWYRHSPTPGRTGPSVFLGHVTVGPYGDGVFRRLDRLRRGDAIEARLENGTTARFAVTEVRTVDKARFPTKDVYGNVDRPELRLITCGGPRTGDGYRDNVIVFAALDQPGGTAPDNSAGER, encoded by the coding sequence ATGAGCCCCCTCTCCAGGCGCGCCCTGGCCGCCACGGCCCTGACCGCGCTGCTCACCACCGGCTGCGCCGGGAACGGGCCGGCTTCGACGCACGGACCGGCTTCTTCGCACGGACCCGCTTCCCCGCACGGCCCCGCTGCCACGACCGCCCGGGACGCGCCTCCCCTCGCGCGCTCGGAACCGGTCCGGCTGCGGATCCCGGCCGTCGACGTCGACACCCCGGTCGTCCGGCTGGGACTGGCCGCCGACGGGACCGTGGAGGTGCCGCCGGTCGAGGCGGACGACCGGGCCGGGTGGTACCGGCACTCGCCGACCCCGGGGCGGACCGGCCCTTCGGTCTTCCTCGGCCATGTCACGGTCGGCCCGTACGGGGACGGCGTCTTCCGCCGGCTCGACCGGCTGCGCCGGGGCGACGCGATCGAGGCGCGCCTGGAGAACGGCACGACGGCCCGGTTCGCCGTCACCGAGGTACGGACCGTGGACAAGGCGCGGTTCCCGACAAAGGACGTCTACGGGAACGTGGACCGGCCGGAACTGCGTCTCATCACCTGCGGCGGCCCCCGCACCGGGGACGGCTACCGCGACAACGTGATCGTCTTCGCCGCCCTGGACCAGCCGGGCGGCACGGCGCCGGACAACTCCGCGGGAGAACGTTGA
- a CDS encoding poly(A) polymerase, producing the protein MRTSEEIYHRVRWDARFDPARFVLGVNQRGAAPKRVPLPAFVPGGEIPWHRVLFVEADGELVWDRATGVDRIDESRAGRVRDPRRLTAPFFTARVPHAWDAAAGRWTPAEPATREPGPAGVRVLTWNTLWDRYDSHRIDTALRRPLLLAALERADADLIALQEVEAPLLALLLAAPWVRARYTLGTDPYGKDVDGHGLLLLSRLPVREAALHALGPHKGVTAVVVDTASGPLTVAATHLTSDHSEAGPARREAELNRLAEGLAGVPGALVLAGDFNDGGPGPARTLGLLDAWTETHGPHDDAPTFDPGVNPLAAVSSLSGRASRLDRIFVRPADADAQADARAGADGLRATGAALLGDTPTPEGLFVSDHYGVVADLGIGASTGTGTGTATDVLDVAQTPRTALAWIPPRALWPAVQDVRRDHDVQIRRWPPHVNVLFGFVPEADFERAAPLLAEAAAQVEPFTARLEGLHTFAHRHGTTVWLDPAADDGTPWAELWRALARRFPRCRGRHSAFTPHLSLGRSGDPQAVLVDCAARLGPLTARVGDLVLLSRRGDEPMRPRATVALGTGEVRWLPEPAVGRPDRDWEDWAAPAAGRRVLAATDDAAADRVVRALADALAPDGGVVWLAGSRRMGCATAGADLDLVAALPGTPDLAAVRERVRAALPGAERVREVVGARVPGLRFRAEGLDVDLVVVATGALPARDAVARRAGLGEAAAVALSAVSDADAILAATGTEAVSRFAELARGVKAWAAARGLDGAPFGGLPGVAWAVLAARTVREAPAGTDAGELLRRFFGTWAAWDWREPVALTGDADATGAPLTVLTPSSPVRSCTEQVGPGGRDLLSQELYRAWETVEDAAVTGTDPWPALLSPPPLHRRHAAWAVVTVTPRRREDSDELNGRVRGRMRALLGALEEAGARDAHAWPRTLPAAPEGTRCLIGLGRTPPGAERLAEIAARWGTGLPGVEVTYAEGGAVSTLP; encoded by the coding sequence ATGCGCACCAGCGAGGAGATCTACCACCGGGTGCGCTGGGACGCGCGCTTCGACCCCGCGCGGTTCGTGCTCGGCGTCAACCAGCGCGGTGCCGCGCCCAAGCGGGTGCCGCTGCCGGCGTTCGTGCCGGGCGGCGAGATCCCCTGGCACCGGGTGCTGTTCGTGGAGGCGGACGGCGAGCTGGTGTGGGACCGCGCCACGGGGGTGGACCGGATCGACGAGTCCCGCGCCGGCCGGGTGCGCGACCCGCGGCGGCTGACGGCGCCCTTCTTCACCGCGCGCGTGCCGCACGCCTGGGACGCGGCCGCCGGACGCTGGACCCCGGCGGAGCCCGCCACCCGGGAGCCGGGCCCGGCCGGGGTGCGCGTGCTGACCTGGAACACGCTGTGGGACCGCTACGACAGCCACCGCATCGACACCGCCCTGCGCCGCCCGCTGCTGCTGGCGGCCCTGGAGCGCGCCGACGCGGACCTGATCGCCCTCCAGGAGGTCGAGGCACCGCTGCTCGCCCTGCTGCTGGCGGCCCCCTGGGTACGGGCCCGCTACACCCTCGGCACCGACCCCTACGGCAAGGACGTCGACGGCCACGGGCTGCTCCTGCTCAGCAGGCTCCCCGTACGGGAGGCGGCCCTGCACGCCCTCGGCCCGCACAAGGGCGTGACCGCCGTCGTCGTCGACACCGCGTCCGGGCCGCTGACCGTGGCCGCCACCCATCTGACGAGCGACCACTCCGAGGCCGGGCCCGCCCGGCGCGAGGCCGAACTGAACCGGCTCGCCGAGGGGTTGGCCGGGGTGCCGGGCGCTCTGGTGCTGGCCGGTGACTTCAACGACGGCGGCCCCGGCCCGGCCCGCACGCTCGGCCTGCTCGACGCCTGGACCGAGACGCACGGCCCGCACGACGACGCGCCCACCTTCGACCCCGGCGTCAACCCGCTGGCCGCCGTCTCCTCGCTGAGCGGCCGCGCCTCCCGCCTCGACCGGATCTTCGTACGGCCCGCCGACGCCGACGCCCAGGCCGACGCCCGGGCCGGTGCCGACGGGCTCCGGGCGACCGGCGCGGCGCTGCTCGGCGACACCCCCACCCCGGAAGGGCTGTTCGTCTCCGACCACTACGGGGTTGTCGCCGACCTCGGCATCGGCGCGAGCACCGGCACCGGCACCGGCACAGCGACCGATGTCCTCGACGTGGCGCAGACGCCCCGTACGGCCCTGGCGTGGATCCCGCCGCGCGCGTTGTGGCCGGCGGTCCAGGACGTGCGCCGGGACCACGACGTGCAGATCCGGCGCTGGCCGCCGCATGTCAACGTGCTGTTCGGCTTCGTCCCCGAGGCCGACTTCGAGCGGGCGGCACCGTTGCTCGCCGAGGCCGCCGCGCAGGTCGAGCCGTTCACCGCCCGGCTGGAGGGGCTGCACACCTTCGCCCACCGGCACGGCACCACCGTCTGGCTGGACCCGGCGGCGGACGACGGGACGCCGTGGGCCGAGCTGTGGCGGGCGCTCGCGCGGCGCTTCCCGCGCTGCCGCGGCCGGCATTCCGCGTTCACCCCGCATCTGAGCCTCGGCCGCAGCGGCGACCCGCAGGCCGTCCTCGTCGACTGCGCGGCCCGTCTCGGCCCCCTGACGGCCCGGGTCGGCGATCTGGTCCTGCTGTCCCGGCGGGGCGACGAGCCGATGCGCCCGCGCGCCACGGTCGCCCTCGGCACCGGCGAGGTGCGCTGGCTGCCCGAGCCCGCCGTCGGCCGCCCCGACCGGGACTGGGAGGACTGGGCCGCGCCCGCCGCCGGCCGGCGGGTCCTGGCCGCCACGGACGACGCGGCCGCCGACCGGGTCGTACGGGCTCTCGCCGACGCGCTCGCGCCCGACGGCGGCGTGGTGTGGCTCGCCGGGTCGCGGCGCATGGGGTGCGCCACGGCGGGAGCCGACCTGGACCTGGTCGCGGCGCTGCCCGGGACACCGGACCTCGCCGCCGTGAGGGAGCGGGTGCGGGCCGCGCTGCCGGGTGCCGAGCGGGTGCGGGAGGTCGTCGGCGCCCGGGTGCCGGGGCTGCGGTTCCGTGCCGAGGGGCTCGACGTGGACCTGGTGGTCGTGGCCACCGGGGCGCTGCCCGCCCGGGACGCGGTGGCCCGGCGGGCCGGACTGGGCGAGGCGGCGGCGGTCGCGCTGAGCGCGGTGTCCGACGCGGACGCGATCCTGGCGGCGACCGGTACGGAGGCGGTGTCCCGGTTCGCGGAACTGGCGCGGGGTGTGAAGGCGTGGGCGGCGGCGCGCGGACTGGACGGCGCGCCGTTCGGCGGGCTGCCCGGTGTCGCGTGGGCGGTCCTCGCGGCCCGTACGGTCCGGGAGGCGCCCGCCGGTACCGACGCGGGTGAGCTGCTGCGGCGGTTCTTCGGCACCTGGGCGGCGTGGGACTGGCGCGAGCCCGTCGCCCTCACCGGGGACGCCGACGCCACCGGCGCGCCGCTGACCGTGCTGACACCGAGCTCGCCCGTCCGGTCCTGCACCGAACAGGTCGGCCCGGGCGGCCGGGACCTGCTGAGCCAGGAGCTGTACCGGGCCTGGGAGACCGTCGAGGACGCGGCCGTCACCGGCACCGATCCGTGGCCCGCGCTGCTGTCCCCGCCGCCCCTGCACCGACGGCACGCCGCCTGGGCCGTGGTGACCGTGACGCCCCGCCGCCGGGAGGACTCCGACGAGCTGAACGGACGGGTCCGCGGCCGGATGCGCGCATTGCTCGGCGCGCTGGAGGAGGCGGGCGCACGGGACGCGCACGCCTGGCCGAGGACGCTGCCCGCGGCCCCGGAGGGCACCCGCTGTCTCATCGGGCTCGGCCGCACACCTCCCGGCGCGGAGCGGCTCGCGGAGATCGCCGCCCGCTGGGGCACCGGGCTGCCCGGGGTCGAGGTGACGTACGCGGAGGGTGGAGCGGTCTCCACCCTGCCCTGA
- a CDS encoding 5'-nucleotidase — protein sequence MSRYSLENRLVVGIASSALFDLKESDAVFRKEGEESYRAYQRAHLDSTLRPGVAFPFIRRLLSLNDLSPDGDPLVEVIILSRNDPDTGLRVMRSINAHGLPITRAVFMQGRAPFRFMPALHMSLFLSADADDVREAVARGLPAGRVLGSAVDDDPDDHDLRIAFDFDGVLAGDESERVFQEGGLEGFRTHETVNVATPHDAGPLRDFLRDINKLQRAEEARRRTDPEYAIRVHVSIVTARNAPSHERAVLSLDNWGVTVNDAFFLGGIDKGTIMEVLRPHIFFDDQVSHLEGTAPTTPSVHIPFGVVNERVPGADAGRG from the coding sequence ATGTCGCGGTACAGCCTGGAGAACCGGCTCGTCGTCGGGATCGCCTCCAGCGCCCTGTTCGACCTCAAGGAGTCGGACGCGGTGTTCCGGAAGGAGGGCGAGGAGAGCTACCGCGCCTACCAGCGGGCCCACCTCGACAGCACGCTGCGGCCCGGGGTCGCGTTCCCCTTCATCCGCCGGCTGCTGTCCCTCAACGACCTGAGCCCGGACGGCGATCCGCTGGTCGAGGTGATCATCTTGTCGCGCAACGACCCCGACACGGGCCTGCGGGTGATGCGCTCGATCAACGCCCACGGCCTGCCGATCACCCGTGCCGTCTTCATGCAGGGCCGGGCCCCGTTCCGGTTCATGCCGGCGCTGCACATGTCCCTCTTCCTCTCCGCCGACGCCGACGACGTACGGGAGGCGGTGGCCCGGGGGCTGCCCGCGGGCCGGGTCCTGGGGTCCGCCGTGGACGACGACCCCGACGACCACGATCTGCGGATCGCCTTCGACTTCGACGGCGTCCTGGCGGGCGACGAGTCGGAGCGGGTGTTCCAGGAGGGCGGCCTGGAGGGCTTCCGCACGCACGAGACCGTGAACGTGGCGACCCCTCATGACGCGGGCCCGCTGCGGGACTTCCTGCGCGACATCAACAAGCTCCAGCGGGCGGAGGAGGCGCGGCGCAGGACGGACCCGGAGTACGCGATCCGCGTGCACGTCTCCATCGTCACGGCCCGCAACGCGCCCTCGCACGAGCGTGCCGTGCTGAGCCTGGACAACTGGGGCGTCACCGTCAACGACGCGTTCTTCCTGGGCGGCATCGACAAGGGCACGATCATGGAGGTGCTGCGGCCGCACATCTTCTTCGACGACCAGGTCAGTCACCTGGAGGGCACGGCGCCGACCACCCCGAGCGTCCACATCCCGTTCGGGGTGGTCAACGAGCGGGTGCCCGGGGCCGACGCCGGACGCGGGTGA
- a CDS encoding RNA polymerase sigma factor: MKRPVRSRERAASELFAALYPRLAGWCRRLVDDDGTAHEIASEAFTRLWARWTSVAEPQGFLYVTAANLVRDHWRKLERERRAVRRVTAEAAVSPHAEQSDPSVRLLVQSLPDRLRVPILLHYYADMPIREVSVLTGRKEGTVKADLHAARELLRAHLRRSLDHTR, from the coding sequence TTGAAACGCCCCGTCAGGTCCCGGGAGAGGGCGGCGTCCGAACTGTTCGCCGCCCTCTACCCACGGCTGGCCGGCTGGTGCCGCCGGCTGGTCGACGACGACGGGACCGCCCACGAGATCGCCTCGGAGGCGTTCACCCGGCTCTGGGCCCGCTGGACGTCCGTCGCCGAACCCCAGGGCTTCCTCTACGTCACCGCCGCCAATCTGGTGCGCGACCACTGGCGCAAGCTGGAGCGCGAGCGGCGGGCCGTGCGCCGGGTCACCGCCGAGGCCGCGGTGAGCCCGCACGCCGAGCAGAGCGACCCCTCGGTCCGGCTGCTCGTGCAGTCCCTGCCGGACCGGCTGCGCGTGCCGATCCTGCTGCACTACTACGCTGACATGCCGATCCGGGAGGTGTCCGTGCTGACCGGGCGCAAGGAAGGAACCGTCAAGGCGGATCTGCACGCGGCCCGCGAACTGCTCCGCGCCCACCTGAGGAGAAGCCTTGATCACACCCGCTGA